ATCAGCAAAACTTGGGGGCAGATTTGTGTGGATGCCGACAATTTCAAGGGAAAAAATTAACCTTTCAAATATAGGGGAAGTCCTAGAAGTTGTAGCGGAACATGACCTAGTACTTGCAACAGGACACCTTAAACCATATGAGATACTCGAGCTTATAGATCTAGCAAGATCTGCTGGGATACGAAGGATACTGGTCAATCATCCCTTGACTAGGATAGTGGGTGCAAGTCTAGAAGAACAAAGGGAAATGTCAAGGGGAGCCATCCTTGAACATTGCCTTGTAACATGTTTCCATGAACAATTATCCATTGGTAGGATTATAGAGGCCATAAAATATGTTGGATATAAGAAATGTATAATTGCCACAGACCTTGGCCAAGAACATAACCCATCCCCTGTAGATGGACTTAAATGGTTTATAGGATCTCTGATCCGAGGTGGGTTAAAAGAAAAGCATATCAGTTGGATGTGTTCATCAGCCCCCAAAAAATTAATATTTTAAAAAAGTTTCTCAATGAAAGGAATAAAAGGA
The nucleotide sequence above comes from Methanothermobacter tenebrarum. Encoded proteins:
- a CDS encoding DUF6282 family protein; this translates as MKGLNVSLEGMIDTHIHPGPDIIPRLLDDIEVAREAQIEGMDAIVIKNHVEPTASRARIASKLTGLKVIGGVTLNETIGGLNPSAVEASAKLGGRFVWMPTISREKINLSNIGEVLEVVAEHDLVLATGHLKPYEILELIDLARSAGIRRILVNHPLTRIVGASLEEQREMSRGAILEHCLVTCFHEQLSIGRIIEAIKYVGYKKCIIATDLGQEHNPSPVDGLKWFIGSLIRGGLKEKHISWMCSSAPKKLIF